Proteins encoded in a region of the Panicum hallii strain FIL2 chromosome 3, PHallii_v3.1, whole genome shotgun sequence genome:
- the LOC112884338 gene encoding uncharacterized protein LOC112884338 — translation MATLASSSSSSSPRCVPFAFRRGGGERRARGLPAPAAGSHALGPGPAAGCGRPLCRAAEVVGGGIRGAFFASLDRCSCVEVRTKHDDDSFRMADAAPLMRDGSSYGAASGRTASGGKGNKQRQGLGCCAANSSSVN, via the coding sequence ATGGCAACCCtcgcctcctcctcgtcctcctcctccccgcggTGCGTCCCCTTCGCcttccgccgcggcggcggcgagcgccgcgcgcgcgggcTGCCGGCGCCTGCAGCAGGTTCCCACGCCCTCGGCCCCGGGCCGGCGGCAGGGTGCGGCAGGCCGCTGTGCCGCGCCGCGGAGGTGGTGGGCGGCGGCATCCGGGGCGCGTTCTTCGCGTCGCTGGACCGGTGCTCCTGCGTCGAGGTGCGCACTAAGCACGACGACGACTCATTCAGGATGGCCGACGCCGCGCCCCTGATGCGCGACGGCAGCAGCTACGGCGCCGCCTCCGGGAGGACGGCGTCCGGCGGGAAAGGCAATAAGCAGCGGCAAGGACTCGGATGCTGCGCCGCCAACAGCAGTAGCGTCAACTGA
- the LOC112887102 gene encoding glycine-rich cell wall structural protein 2-like encodes MAAHRRCARTLLLPVLLLLVAAAVAFAARDLDAANPLPTPAAGTKPDPAYHGGYGGAIPGIPPGSFYPRGPGSNGGYPAGGFGGGGGWGQGAGYGGGGYAHGGVEVPAVVCQEKGPCYGKKVACPKRCFWSYSRSGNGYGAGGGGGSCTVDCKAKCTATC; translated from the coding sequence ATGGCCGCGCACCGCCGCTGCGCCCGCACCCTGCTCCTccccgtcctcctcctcctcgtggccgccgccgtcgccttcgcCGCGCGCGACCTCGACGCCGCCAACCCGCTCCCTACGCCGGCCGCCGGAACCAAGCCCGACCCTGCTTATCACGGAGGCTACGGCGGCGCCATCccgggcatcccgcccggcagCTTCTACCCTCGCGGCCCGGGCAGCAACGGAGGCTACCCAGCCGGTGggttcggcggcggcggcgggtggggcCAGGGCGCGGGGTACGGCGGCGGAGGGTACGcgcacggcggcgtggaggtgccGGCGGTGGTGTGCCAGGAGAAGGGCCCCTGCTACGGCAAGAAGGTGGCGTGCCCCAAGCGGTGCTTCTGGTCCTATAGCCGCTCCGGCAACGGCTAcggcgcgggaggcggcggcggctcgtgcACCGTCGACTGCAAGGCCAAGTGCACCGCCACCTGCTGA
- the LOC112885918 gene encoding tRNA dimethylallyltransferase 9: protein MCWEMRPQLGTTRRTIWRTWPVLCSHHKLSTSSHSAKKVAMATASPPPAEKKRNKDTVIVISGPTGAGKSRLALEVARRLGGEIISADSVQVYRGLDVGSAKPSAAEMSAVPHHLIDILDTTDDYSAGAFFRDARRATQDVLDRGRVPVVAGGTGLYLRWYIYGKPDVPQSSMDTTSAVWSELVSFRESGQWEEAVELVVQAGDPKALDLSVNNWNRLSRRLEIIRSSGSPPSAFTLPYESFHEQHDTELTEASADGNCEAGKLDYDFFCIFLASSRVELYRSIDLRCEEMLIDTGGLLSEASWLLDIGLHPHINSATRAIGYKQAMEYLLQCRQNGSESTPQEFLQFLAKFKSTSRNFAKRQITWFRNEMIYQWVDASQPFEKVVRFICDAYHDRGARVVPESLEMKRESCMHRTRDLKTYRSENRVFRGDDDCSHILDWIRRTQRR, encoded by the coding sequence ATGTGCTGGGAAATGAGGCCGCAGCTCGGGACGACGCGGCGCACCATCTGGAGAACCTGGCCCGTCCTATGTTCGCACCACAAGCTGTCCACATCTTCCCACTCCGCAAAGAAGGTCGCCATGGCGACCGCCTCCCCGCCACCGGCcgagaagaagaggaacaagGACACGGTCATTGTCATCTCAGGCCCAACCGGCGCTGGGAAAAGCAGGCTCGCGCTGGAGGTGGCCAGGAGGCTCGGAGGCGAGATCATCAGCGCCGACTCCGTGCAAGTCTACCGCGGCCTCGACGTCGGGTCCGCCAAGCCGTCCGCGGCGGAGATGAGCGCGGTGCCGCACCACTTGATCGACATACTGGACACCACCGACGACTACTCGGCTGGGGCCTTCTTCCGGGATGCCCGCAGAGCGACGCAGGATGTCCTTGACAGGGGCCGCGTGCCCGTCGTCGCGGGAGGGACCGGGCTGTACCTACGGTGGTACATCTACGGCAAGCCAGATGTTCCGCAGTCGTCCATGGACACTACTTCGGCCGTGTGGTCTGAGCTCGTCAGTTTCAGGGAGAGCGGCCAGTGGGAGGAAGCGGTGGAGCTAGTGGTCCAGGCTGGTGACCCCAAAGCTCTGGACTTGTCCGTGAATAACTGGAATAGGTTGAGCCGCAGGCTTGAGATTATCAGGTCATCAGGTTCCCCTCCGTCTGCCTTCACCTTACCGTACGAATCATTTCATGAACAGCATGACACCGAGCTAACCGAGGCCTCCGCTGACGGAAACTGTGAAGCCGGGAAGCTGGATTATGACTTCTTCTGTATTTTCCTTGCAAGTTCACGCGTTGAGCTGTACCGGTCAATCGATCTGAGGTGTGAAGAGATGCTGATTGACACAGGAGGCTTACTTTCAGAAGCCTCGTGGCTGCTTGATATCGGTCTGCATCCGCATATTAACTCTGCAACTCGTGCCATCGGTTACAAGCAAGCCATGGAGTACCTGCTGCAATGTAGGCAGAATGGAAGCGAAAGCACCCCACAGGAGTTCCTCCAGTTCCTGGCCAAATTTAAGAGTACATCTAGGAACTTCGCAAAGAGGCAGATTACCTGGTTCCGCAATGAGATGATCTACCAGTGGGTCGATGCTTCACAGCCCTTCGAGAAAGTTGTTCGATTTATTTGTGATGCTTACCATGACCGTGGTGCAAGGGTGGTTCCTGAATCACTTGAAATGAAAAGGGAAAGTTGCATGCACAGAACCCGTGATCTCAAAACCTATCGCTCAGAGAACAGGGTGTTCCGTGGGGATGACGACTGCTCTCATATTTTGGATTGGATTAGGAGAACACAGCGGAGATGA
- the LOC112885919 gene encoding VQ motif-containing protein 29-like gives MDLQAELRRPAAAHEAALRAVQKPPAKPWRGGAAAAAAPPPPPKVYRVEPREFRDLVQRLTGAPPAATGRGGVARPQHHQLASAVQPVAVRSSGEQQQQQQLYGSPWFSFPLAGVDGANAGGLM, from the coding sequence ATGGACCTGCAGGCGGAGCTGCGGCGCCCGGCGGCGGCCCACGAGGCGGCGCTGAGGGCCGTGCAGAAGCCGCCCGCCAAGCCCTGGCGCGGgggagccgccgccgcagcggccccgcccccgccgcccaaGGTGTACCGCGTCGAGCCCCGGGAGTTCCGGGACCTCGTCCAGAGGCTCACCGGCGCGCCGCCCGCGGCCACGGgcaggggcggcgtggcgcggccgcAACATCATCAGCTGGCGTCGGCGGTGCAGCCGGTGGCCGTTCGCTCCTCaggggagcagcagcagcagcagcagctttaCGGCTCGCCGTGGTTCTCGTTCCCGCTGGCCGGGGTGGACGGCGCCAACGCCGGCGGCCTCATGTAG
- the LOC112883848 gene encoding uncharacterized protein LOC112883848 has product MQGGAAAADTNGKDGAINPTPTRPPPPPPGRAALPLKLLRPLLLLAVLATGFLAVVVLLLGGSTYSVLPRLSVPDALSSAPSSRQRAHSQACAGDGANSPLERWARPPAGAWHNMTDEELLWAASWQPRIGRYPYRRVPKVAFMFLTRGPLPLAPLWEKFFAGADRALYSVYVHATPGYRPDFPPASAFYRRQVPSQVAAWGQTSMCDAERRLLANALLDPGNERFVLVSESCVPLYGFPVVYHYLTRSRQSFVGAFDDPGPHGRGRYRAGLAPEVRPDQWRKGAQWFELDRALAVDVVADERYYPKFREHCRPPCYVDEHYLPTVLSVEAPGRIANRSVTWVDWSRGGAHPATFGEADVGEAFLKRLTTPGKEQGTCTYNGQPADVCFLFARKFAPSTLKPLLTLAPKMLGYG; this is encoded by the exons ATGCAGGGAGGAGCTGCGGCTGCGGACACCAATGGCAAGGATGGCGCCATCAACCCCACTCccacccggccgccgccgccgccgccgggcagaGCGGCGCTGCCGCTGAAGCTCCTCCGCCCGCTCCTCCTCCTGGCGGTGCTCGCCACGggcttcctcgccgtcgtcgtcctgctcctcggcggctcCACCTACTCCGTGCTCCCGCGGCTCTCCGTCCCGGACGCCCTGTCGTCCGCGCCGTCGTCGCGGCAGCGGGCCCATTCCCAGGCGTGCGCGGGCGACGGCGCGAACTCGCCGCTGGAGCGGTGGGCGCGACCGCCGGCGGGCGCGTGGCACAACATGACCGACGAGGAGCTCCTGTGGGCGGCGTCGTGGCAGCCGAGGATCGGGCGGTACCCGTACCGGCGGGTGCCCAAGGTGGCGTTCATGTTCCTCACGCGCGGTCCTCTGCCGCTCGCGCCGCTCTGGGAGAAGTTCTTCGCAGGCGCCGACAGGGCGCTCTACTCCGTCTACGTGCACGCCACGCCCGGGTACCGCCCCGACTTCCCGCCGGCGTCCGCCTTCTACCGCCGGCAGGTGCCCAGCCAG GTTGCTGCATGGGGCCAGACGAGCATGTGCGACGCGGAGCGGCGTCTGCTGGCGAACGCGCTGCTTGACCCCGGCAACGAGCGCTTCGTGCTCGTCTCCGAGTCGTGCGTGCCACTCTACGGCTTCCCCGTCGTGTACCACTACCTCACCCGCTCCCGCCAGAGCTTCGTCGGCGCCTTCGACGACCCTGGCCCGCACGGCCGCGGCCGGTACCGCGCCGGCCTGGCCCCCGAGGTGCGGCCCGACCAGTGGCGCAAGGGCGCGCAGTGGTTCGAGCTCGACCGCGCCCTCGCCGTGGACGTGGTCGCTGACGAGCGCTACTACCCCAAGTTCCGGGAGCACTGCCGCCCGCCGTGCTACGTGGACGAGCACTACCTGCCGACGGTGCTCTCCGTGGAGGCGCCGGGGCGGATCGCGAACCGCAGCGTGACGTGGGTGGACTggtcccgcggcggcgcgcaccCGGCCACGTTCGGGGAGGCCGACGTCGGCGAGGCGTTCCTGAAGCGGCTGACGACGCCGGGGAAGGAGCAGGGGACGTGCACCTACAACGGCCAGCCGGCGGATGTGTGCTTCCTGTTCGCCAGGAAGTTCGCGCCCAGCACGCTGAAGCCGCTGCTCACCCTCGCGCCAAAGATGCTCGGATACGGCTAA